AGTGATCCTCGGTGATCTCCTTGGACAGGATCATCCTCTTGATGGCCTGATATGCCTGATCCTTCTTCCTGCTCCTCAAAGCAACCCCTCCGATGCCCTTCAGTGTAGGGCCTCTCTAAAAACTCAAGTTGTAGTTCCCTCGGAGAGATCGTTCCGTCTGCGCCCTGTCTCACCCGAACGTATTTTCGATCTGCCTGTTTCGTACGAACCGCCTCGGAGGGCACGTCCTGTGCCCCCTCGGCTTGGGGCGACGTCCTGTCGCCCCATTCGACTACACGACGGCATATCGAAAATACGGGCTCGAAGGGGCTTCGTCGGAACGATCTCTCCGAGGATCAGCGTTTTTAAAGGTTCCCTGTATGTATTCCACTTACATACAAGTTGTACGTCACCTGGGCCTACCTAACTATACGGACTTTAAACTTGAAAATCAAAAGTTTTTAGCCGTTTATGCAGTATACTTGAACGTTAAAATACAACCTGTTTGTTTTTTTATGTACAAGTCACTGAGCTGGAATAATCAGGCAAGGTCAAAAAATACAACCCTGGAGCGTTTCATCTGTGTAAAGCGGTTTTTTGAGGGGAATGTGAACTGAAGGATGGGTGTGGTTTGCTAAAGAGGCCCACTTTTGCGGTAATTTGCCGCCCTCTGTGGACTTGATGGCAGGTATGTGTCTATACTGGGGCAGCCCATATTCATAGGGGGAAATCCTTGAGCATGGAAGGGTGATCTAAATGGAGCGCAAAGCGGTTGTCACGGAAATTAGGGAGGGCATAGGCAGGATTACCCTCAACAGGCCTGAGTCGATGAACACCTTCTCAAGCGAGTTGGCAAGGGACCTCTCCGATGCCCTGGAGGCCATGGAGTCGAACCCAGAGGTCGTCGTTGTCGTCCTAGGCGGAGCGGGAAAGCACTTCTCCACAGGCATCGACCTGAAGGAGTTCCTGTCGAAAGAAAAGCACGAGATTCGGGAGTTTTTGCGGCTGATGGACCGACACAACAACGTCCTGTTTGCCATGTCCAAGCCGGTTATCGCCTCCGTTCAGGGCTACACCCTGGCGAACGGAGCTGGGCTGGCCCTGGCCTGCGACTTCATAGTCGCGGCGGAAAACGCCGTCTTCGGCACAACCGCCATAAACGTGGGGCTCATATGCCTGGAGCCGGGCTACCAGCTTTCCCGCTGGATAGGCCCAAAACGGGCCCTCCAATACGTCCTGACCGGAGACTTCATACCGGCTGAGGAGGCCCTGAGGCTTGGCATAGCCAGTCAGGTGGTTCCCCTGGAGAAACTGGAGGAGGCGACCATGGATTTCGCGGCAAAGCTGGCAAAAAAGAGCCCCCTCGCCCTGAAAACCGGCAAAAGGGGATTACAACAGATGGAGGGCCTTACTCTGGAGCGAGCCATAGAGGCAGCAGGGGAGAGGTTCGCCGCCCTAGCGGCGACGGAGGACGCAAAGGAAGGTCTGGAGGCTTTTTTAGGAAAGAGGGAGCCTGTCTGGCGGGGGAGGTAGGAGAGGAAAAGGTCAAGAGCCGTCCCCATCGGACGGCTCTTGCTATTTTAGGCTCCTTTTACGCCGAGGCATTTACCTGTTCTTTTCTCTGTTTGGTTGCCATTCGCTCCCGGAAAGAAGGCATCCATATCTCCACGAGTATAACCACGAACTTATTTCCGTCTTCCTCGTACTCGCTCAGATTTAGATGCTGAATAGGGGTTGGCGGTGGTATAGGGTCTCCATCGTCCTCCATGCCCCACAGATGTAGGGACATGGCCTCTTGGGCGTTCCCTAGGGCCTGGTCTTCCGTATCGGCAGTCGTGGTGCAACCGGGAAGGTCGGGCCAAAGAACGTAGTATCGCCCTGTAGGAACGTCGTATCCCAGTATCGCAGGGTAGCGGTATCTGTCCGATCTGCTCATGTTTTTCATCTCCTTTCCGCAGGTCCTACATAAGCCCTGCCTGCCTCCATATCGACCTTGCCGTAGGGGCTGGGACGTCTTTGTCTGGGTGCTTGACTGTAACCTTTCCTTTTTTTCTTTTTTGGCTCATTATAATATGTGTTGAAAGTATTTGTAAGGAGCCCTGCCCCTGCTTTATGGGCTTAAAGGGGATTCTCGATACGTACTGTGCGGGGTTTCTTCACGGTATGAAAGGAGCGACTTCCCCAAACCCTATGCCCCTTATACAGCTCCGTGGGGAAGGGATCTCCTCCTTTGAGAGCGTCGTTTAGGGGCATGATAAAGCCCTCTTTGGTTATCACCGCCACGATGTCGCTGCCGCTGTTTTCGAGTAGCTTTTCCGTCCGTCTCAACGTGTTTTTATCCGACTGGGACGGTACTCTGGAGGCCCTGTTCCTGTTGTCGTATCTATTTCCTCTCTCCGCCTCTCTTCTGGCCTTCTTGCTCCACAGGTCCGCAAGCTCGTTGTCCTTGTTGCCTCTATGGGCCTTCACCTTGCTGATCATGATTTTGCCCCTGTGGCGGTCGATCATGTCCTGAATGACATCCCTGCCTCTGACCCCTTCCTGGTCGTGAAGAACTCCGTGGAGGGTGATAAGGCTGTCGGTGGATATTTCAACCTTTTCATCGGGATGGCTGGTCAGTATGGTGGAGGCCAGCTCCACCGCCATAGCCATCGCCATGGTCTCTGCCTCGTTTGCCGACGAGCAGCGGCAGGAGGCTACGTGAGCCTCCTGCCCAGTCTTTTGAATCGGGAAAACCTTTATGTCCTTGGAGGGAGGGAAGCCCGATGGGGCTATCACCGCCATACCTCCCATGCCGTCCTTAAAGGATCCGTCGCAGCTTATGTGGATCATGGCGACTCACTCCAATCTGTCTCTAACTAGCTTTTCTGTCTCTGCCGTATCCAGGCCTAGCTTTGATGCCTGCTCGGAGCACATGAAACAGGCCTGGGATATACTAAGTCCCTCTTCCAGTATGAGCTGTATTATCTTGAATATGAGCTTAATTATTGCTAATGACATGTCATTTTCCTCCTTTTTAAATATGAAAATAGAGGCCCCAGCAGAGGTCTCTTGCCTTATATTTATTCTCTTAGATACATTTAGCGATAAAGATGAAGCCATAGCAAGGGGCTGAGATGCATAATGCACACCTCAGCCCTAGTCGTTCCTCAGCCCCAGATTCTGGTTTTGCAGAGCTCCGAGGGGTTGTTCTCCCCCTGCTGAAAGGCCTTGTTCTTGGGGAGTATCCTTCCGTCTCTGGTGATAACCGCCCAGACCGTGTCGTCGTGGCTCTCAAGCATGCTCTCGGTCTGTCTGAGGATATCGGCCTCCTTCATCTGTCCTGAGCCGAAGTCGAAGCCAGAAAGCTCGTCGTCTACCCTGTAGCCCTGGGACCTGCCGCCGTTGTCCTTTTTACCGCCGTAACCTCTGTTGTCATAGGGGAATCTCATGTCTTTATCTCCTTTCTGCTCTAATCTTGAGCCAGTCCGATGTTGATTTCCTGCTCGGTGTCTTCCTGAAGATAGTCGTCCAGGTTGAGGGGAAGGTCGTCGTTACCGCAGGCGGGACAGTCGTCCACTGCCTCAAGGTCGTAGTGGGCGAACCGGAGCTGAGGCCTGCCTAGCCCCTCCTC
This genomic interval from Dethiosulfovibrio salsuginis contains the following:
- a CDS encoding enoyl-CoA hydratase/isomerase family protein codes for the protein MERKAVVTEIREGIGRITLNRPESMNTFSSELARDLSDALEAMESNPEVVVVVLGGAGKHFSTGIDLKEFLSKEKHEIREFLRLMDRHNNVLFAMSKPVIASVQGYTLANGAGLALACDFIVAAENAVFGTTAINVGLICLEPGYQLSRWIGPKRALQYVLTGDFIPAEEALRLGIASQVVPLEKLEEATMDFAAKLAKKSPLALKTGKRGLQQMEGLTLERAIEAAGERFAALAATEDAKEGLEAFLGKREPVWRGR
- a CDS encoding type II toxin-antitoxin system HicB family antitoxin, whose translation is MSRSDRYRYPAILGYDVPTGRYYVLWPDLPGCTTTADTEDQALGNAQEAMSLHLWGMEDDGDPIPPPTPIQHLNLSEYEEDGNKFVVILVEIWMPSFRERMATKQRKEQVNASA
- a CDS encoding ribonuclease HI — its product is MIHISCDGSFKDGMGGMAVIAPSGFPPSKDIKVFPIQKTGQEAHVASCRCSSANEAETMAMAMAVELASTILTSHPDEKVEISTDSLITLHGVLHDQEGVRGRDVIQDMIDRHRGKIMISKVKAHRGNKDNELADLWSKKARREAERGNRYDNRNRASRVPSQSDKNTLRRTEKLLENSGSDIVAVITKEGFIMPLNDALKGGDPFPTELYKGHRVWGSRSFHTVKKPRTVRIENPL
- a CDS encoding type II toxin-antitoxin system HicA family toxin, producing MSQKRKKGKVTVKHPDKDVPAPTARSIWRQAGLM